Genomic DNA from Shouchella patagoniensis:
TATGACTTTTTTGATCAATTAAAATCAAATACGAAGGGATATGCATCGTTTGATTATGAATTAATTGGTTACCGTCAGTCCAAGCTTGTGAAGATGGATATCTTATTAAATGCAGAGAAAGTAGATGCTTTGTCTGTCATTGTTCACCGTGATTCTGCCTATGAGCGTGGTAAAATTATTGTGGAAAAACTGAAGGAACTTATCCCGCGTCAGCAATTTGAAGTTCCCGTTCAAGCAAGTATCGGCACGAAAATTATTGCTCGTTCAACAATTAAGGCAATGCGAAAAAATGTACTCGCTAAATGTTATGGTGGAGATATTTCTCGAAAACGAAAACTACTCGAAAAGCAAAAAGAAGGTAAAAAGCGGATGAAATCCGTAGGGAATGTCGAAGTGCCTCAAGAAGCATTTATGGCTGTCTTGCGCATGGACGATAACTGAACCTGATTTAACAGGCTTGTGTTGAATCGATATTGATTTGATTAGTTAATTCCCCACCGTACAGCCACCCTAGGTGTTCGGCGGTGGGGGATTATTCATACATAGCTCTCTCAAAAATATCGACTGTCTCATTTTGCATTTTCTCTGTTAGATGAGAGTAAGTATCTAGAGTAATACTTATTCTTGAATGACCTAATCGAGCTTGTATATCTTTTGGTTTTGCTCCGCTTTCTAAAAGTAGCGTTGCATGAGTATGTCTTAGTGAATGAAAGTTGAAATCAATTTTAAGGACCTCTCGTAATTTACTACCGCTATATTTGCAACTAGAAGGGGTCACACACACTCTATTTTCTTTTGTGCATACAATGTTACTCCTTGTATAAAACTCTCCGTAAGCGAGCTTATTTAGCCTCTGACGCGACTTTTGATTTTTGAGTATATTAATTAAGGTTGAACCAATTTTTATTTCTCTGTATGAGGCTGATGTTTTTGGGGTTCCCAAAACCCATTCTTGATTTTTATTAATAAGAATCTTATCTACTATAATTAATCCTTTATCTAAATCAACACAATCCCACGTAAGAGCACTTACTTCACTTACTGAATCGGCTACACTAAATTGGACAACGTTTTTGTGGGGGATTATACTGCAGGTAAGAACCCATAAGGAGCGAGTGTCATGACCCAACCAAAACGAGAACGTCGAACGTTTACACCTGAATTTAAAAAACAGATGGTTCAGCTGTATCAGAGTGGAAAATCACGAGCTGCGATTGCTCGAGAGTATGATTTAACGCCGTCTTCTTTAGATAAATGGATCAAACAAGCAACGACCACTGGGTCGTTTAAAGAGAAGGATAATCAATCTGCACAAGAGAAGGAACTCCAACGATTACGTAAAGAATTGGCTCACGCCAAAATGGAAAATGACATTTTAAAGCAAGCCGCGCTGATCATGGGACGAAAGTAAATGTGATTTGGAATAATGCTCACAAGTACTCGGTATCAGCAATGTGCGCCGTCCTAAACCTCTCTCGAAGTACGTATTATTATGCGATTGAATCATGGCCAGCCAAGGGTTGGTTTCCGTTTATACCGTTGCGAAATACAAACCCAAAAGAACACCGAGTAACGAGGCGGTCATTGCCAACAAGTTAAATCGCTCGTTTGCACAAGAAGAAGAACGACATAGTANNNNNNNNNNAGACGAATCGCTTCAGGTGTTTGGGATTGAACGTTCGTTAAGTTTAAAAGGATGTCCCTACGACAATGCGGTAGCTGAATCCATGTTTCATATCGTGAAAGTCGAGTTCCTAAAGCGCTATACGTTCGACACAACCACGGACTTAGAACGTGAACTAGCTGACTATCTTCATTGGTATAACCATTTTCGTCTGCATGGAACCTTACAGTATCAAAGCCCAATTGAATTCAAACAAACTGCCCACAAAAAAAGTGTCTAAAAAAGTGTTGACGGTCCAGCCTCAACTAAACCAGAACTAAGGTGGACGCATGTATCGTTGTCAGAAATTATACACAATAGTTCTTTCTCCTCCTTCACAATAATTCCTTCCTCTTGCAAGTAAATTAAATGGTGAATAGACACTTCTTTATTTTTATCTTCAATTTTATT
This window encodes:
- a CDS encoding site-specific integrase, yielding MGHDTRSLWVLTCSIIPHKNVVQFSVADSVSEVSALTWDCVDLDKGLIIVDKILINKNQEWVLGTPKTSASYREIKIGSTLINILKNQKSRQRLNKLAYGEFYTRSNIVCTKENRVCVTPSSCKYSGSKLREVLKIDFNFHSLRHTHATLLLESGAKPKDIQARLGHSRISITLDTYSHLTEKMQNETVDIFERAMYE
- a CDS encoding IS3 family transposase, which codes for DESLQVFGIERSLSLKGCPYDNAVAESMFHIVKVEFLKRYTFDTTTDLERELADYLHWYNHFRLHGTLQYQSPIEFKQTAHKKSV